The following are encoded together in the Ictalurus punctatus breed USDA103 chromosome 1, Coco_2.0, whole genome shotgun sequence genome:
- the cebpd gene encoding CCAAT/enhancer-binding protein delta produces MCEPCSLDSECVSPPCYMSWQMEPTNFYDSKLTRDGKRPEDSTSMITTTTTTTTSSSSSVVELSNAPAMYDDESAIDFSAYIDSMSSAPSFELCNDELFADLFNSAVKQEKSDFYHQLSAFGASRDSGFAIKQEADWSDSDAPSSLPSQIETCAQTSVSIHTGQPTPPSTPEPSSASSSSSPLRRTLKSDKSKKSVDRLSPEYRQRRERNNIAVRKSRDKAKQRNLEMQQMLIEVSAENERLHKTVEQLTRELTSLRHIFKHRETTDNR; encoded by the coding sequence ATGTGCGAGCCGTGCAGCTTGGACTCTGAGTGCGTGTCTCCACCATGCTACATGAGCTGGCAGATGGAGCCTACGAACTTCTACGATAGTAAACTGACACGGGACGGAAAACGTCCCGAGGACAGCACGAGCATGATCACGACCACCACTACGACTACAacgagcagcagcagcagcgtggTGGAGCTGAGCAACGCGCCAGCCATGTACGACGACGAGAGCGCGATCGACTTCAGCGCCTACATCGACTCCATGTCGTCTGCGCCCAGCTTCGAGCTGTGCAACGACGAGCTGTTCGCCGACCTCTTCAACAGCGCGGTCAAGCAGGAGAAATCGGACTTCTACCACCAGCTCTCCGCGTTCGGAGCGTCCAGGGACTCGGGCTTCGCGATCAAGCAGGAAGCCGACTGGAGCGACAGCGACGCGCCGTCGTCCCTCCCGTCGCAGATCGAGACGTGCGCGCAGACGTCGGTGAGCATCCACACGGGCCAGCCGACGCCCCCGAGCACGCCCGAGCCCTCGTCGGCCTCGTCGTCCTCGAGCCCTCTGCGCAGGACGCTCAAGAGCGACAAGAGCAAGAAATCAGTGGACAGGTTGAGTCCGGAATACCGGCAGCGCCGAGAGCGGAATAACATCGCCGTGCGCAAAAGCAGGGACAAGGCGAAGCAGCGCAATCTGGAAATGCAACAGATGCTGATTGAAGTGAGCGCCGAGAACGAGCGCCTGCACAAGACCGTGGAGCAGCTCACGCGCGAGCTCACGAGCCTCAGACACATCTTCAAACACCGCGAGACCACCGACAACCGGTGA